The following nucleotide sequence is from Streptomyces sp. NBC_00239.
AGGCCCTGCTGCCGCACGTGCGCGACCGGCCGCTCTCCTTCCTGCGCTATCCGGACGGTGTCGAGGGCGAGCGTTTCTTCACGAAGAATCCGCCGCCCGGCACACCCGCCTGGGTGAGAACGGCCCCGGTGCCGCGTTCGGAGGACCAGAACGCCCGGCAGGTGCTCGTCACCGATCTCGCGAGTCTGATGTGGGCCGCGAACCTCGTCGTCGAGTTCCACGTCCACCAGTGGCGGGCGGACCGGCCGGCCGTCGCCGACCGGATGGTCCTCGACCTCGACCCGGGGCCGCCCGCCACCGTCGTCGAGTGCTGCGAGGCCGCGCTCTGGCTGCGCGACCGGCTGGCCGCCGACGGGCTGGACGCGTACGTGAAGACCTCCGGCGCCAAGGGGCTGCACCTGTCGGTGGCGCTGGAGCCGACCCCATCCGAACACGTGTCCGCGTACGCGAAGGCCCTCGCGCAGGAGGCGGAGCGGGCGCTCCCCGAACTGATCGTGCACCGGATGGCGAAGGCCCTGCGGCCCGGCAAGGTGTTCGTCGACCACAGTCAGAACGCCGCCGCGAAGACCACCGCCGCGCCCTACACGCTGCGGGCCCGGCCGCGGCCGAGCGTGTCGGCGCCGGTGTCGTGGGAGGAGGTGGCCGCGTGCCGCGAGCCGGACCGGCTGGTGTTCCTGGCCGACGACATGCCGGCGCGGCTGGCCCGCGACGGCGACCTGTTCGCGCCCTTGATCGGCCCCGCGGGGGCCCGGCCGCTGCCGGCGCCGCCGGGGAGCGGGGCTGGCGGGAGCGGGTCGAGACGGGGCGGGACGAGCAGCGGCCGGACGTCCGGAGGCGGGTCGTGATCCGGGTGGCGTTGGCCGCGCCCGTACGGACCCTGCCGCGCGGGGGCGGGCTGGCGTACGAGCCGAAGTTCGACGGGCACCGGCTGGTCGTCGTGCGGACCCTGACCGAGGTGGTGCTCCAGGCCCGCTCCGGGCGGATCGTCACCGCCGCCTTCCCGGACCTGGCGGCCGCGGCCCTCCAACTGCCCGCGCGGACCACGCTCGACGGCGAGGTGGTGGTGTGGCACGCGGGCCGCACGGATTTCGCGCTGGTACAGCGGCGGGCCGCGGCGACGGCGACCAAGGCGGCGGTGCTGGCGCGCTCACTGCCCGCCTCGTACGCGGCCTTCGACGTGCTGATGCTGGCGGGGCTGGACCTGCGGTCGCGGCCGTACGAGCGGCGCCGGGCGCTGCTCGTGGACCTGCTGCTGCCGCTGGGGCCGCCGCTGCAGCCCGTACCGATGACCACCGACCCGGACCTGGCCGCCACCTGGTACGAGACGCTGCCCGCCAGCGGGATCGAGGGGCTGGTCGTCAAGCGG
It contains:
- the ligD gene encoding non-homologous end-joining DNA ligase gives rise to the protein MTPITLVEGRRLALSNLEKVLYPETGFTKGEVLHYYATVAEALLPHVRDRPLSFLRYPDGVEGERFFTKNPPPGTPAWVRTAPVPRSEDQNARQVLVTDLASLMWAANLVVEFHVHQWRADRPAVADRMVLDLDPGPPATVVECCEAALWLRDRLAADGLDAYVKTSGAKGLHLSVALEPTPSEHVSAYAKALAQEAERALPELIVHRMAKALRPGKVFVDHSQNAAAKTTAAPYTLRARPRPSVSAPVSWEEVAACREPDRLVFLADDMPARLARDGDLFAPLIGPAGARPLPAPPGSGAGGSGSRRGGTSSGRTSGGGS
- a CDS encoding ATP-dependent DNA ligase; this translates as MRVALAAPVRTLPRGGGLAYEPKFDGHRLVVVRTLTEVVLQARSGRIVTAAFPDLAAAALQLPARTTLDGEVVVWHAGRTDFALVQRRAAATATKAAVLARSLPASYAAFDVLMLAGLDLRSRPYERRRALLVDLLLPLGPPLQPVPMTTDPDLAATWYETLPASGIEGLVVKRLDQAYPAGRRGWQKLRHTDTADAAAVGWTGPARRPASLVLVLPGDDTPVVSSPLSPALRAEVAEAAGAVAGVGAGDAGGTVTAIGLGEVPYRVFDPPLMVEVRHTTARHPPPEVLRIRLDR